One genomic window of bacterium includes the following:
- a CDS encoding O-methyltransferase: MGEDLWSKVDSYIDGKLLAGDPALQWVLQASDEAGLMPIAVSPSQGKFLNLLVKLRGAERVLEIGTLGGYSAIWMALGLPKDGKLVALEIDPKAVDVARANFKKAGVDPVAELRSGPALASLQELVKEKAGPFDLIFIDADKPSYPDYLAWSLKLSRVGTVILLDNMVRKGEIVTSPEGDARVVGARKTYDMIAREPRLSATALQTVGVKGHDGFVMALVVA, from the coding sequence ATGGGCGAGGACCTTTGGTCGAAGGTCGACTCTTATATCGATGGGAAGCTCTTGGCGGGGGACCCGGCCCTGCAATGGGTCCTCCAGGCCAGCGACGAGGCGGGGTTGATGCCCATCGCGGTGTCGCCTTCCCAGGGGAAGTTCCTGAATCTTCTCGTCAAACTGCGGGGCGCCGAACGGGTGCTGGAGATCGGGACCCTGGGGGGCTATAGCGCCATTTGGATGGCCCTGGGGCTCCCGAAGGACGGAAAGTTGGTGGCCCTGGAGATCGATCCCAAGGCTGTCGACGTGGCCCGCGCCAATTTCAAGAAGGCGGGGGTGGACCCGGTCGCCGAGCTTCGATCGGGACCGGCGCTGGCTTCCCTCCAGGAACTGGTGAAGGAAAAAGCCGGCCCTTTCGACCTCATCTTCATCGACGCGGATAAGCCGTCCTATCCCGATTACCTGGCCTGGTCCCTGAAGCTTTCCCGGGTGGGCACCGTCATCCTCCTGGACAACATGGTGCGCAAGGGCGAGATCGTCACATCTCCCGAGGGCGACGCCCGGGTGGTGGGGGCCAGAAAGACCTATGACATGATCGCGCGAGAACCCCGCTTGAGCGCCACCGCACTCCAGACGGTGGGCGTGAAGGGCCACGACGGCTTCGTGATGGCGTTGGTGGTGGCATGA
- a CDS encoding DUF1697 domain-containing protein, with product MTKYFAFLRGINVGGRVLKMDLLTRYFVALGFKDAKTFIQSGNVVFTSPEKNAKALETKIEKKLLKELGYEVPTFLRTERELEALVELDPFKKMKEGAKVYITFIKEELKVNFPHSSEKDGVRILGARKNDLFSQSLPLQGGKWGFPNVYIEKQFKIAATTRNWNTTTKILGK from the coding sequence ATGACCAAGTATTTCGCTTTTCTCAGGGGGATCAACGTGGGCGGGCGGGTCCTGAAGATGGACCTGTTGACCCGTTATTTCGTGGCCCTCGGCTTCAAGGACGCCAAGACCTTCATCCAGAGCGGGAACGTCGTTTTCACATCTCCCGAAAAGAACGCCAAAGCCCTGGAAACCAAGATCGAGAAGAAACTCCTCAAAGAACTGGGCTACGAGGTGCCGACCTTCCTCAGGACGGAGAGGGAACTGGAAGCCCTGGTGGAATTGGACCCCTTCAAGAAAATGAAAGAGGGGGCCAAGGTCTATATCACTTTTATTAAGGAGGAGTTGAAGGTGAATTTTCCCCATAGCTCGGAAAAGGACGGGGTGAGGATCTTGGGGGCCCGGAAGAACGACCTTTTCTCTCAGTCCCTTCCCCTCCAGGGAGGAAAATGGGGCTTTCCGAACGTCTATATCGAGAAGCAGTTCAAGATCGCGGCCACGACCCGCAACTGGAACACCACGACGAAGATATTGGGGAAATAG
- a CDS encoding zinc ribbon domain-containing protein, whose product MAIRCPKCDQELTAGPAQPCPQCGYKASLLPEWILWADILICILAVVGFFVTSSPVPLGAAVLTFLYMIYDLGARNAHQMAVRAAEARAMPEVPTGDEGTEEEAEEGPGSLEDDGEADEDEELIPEEEDDSTCSSCGATLEEGAKFCGKCGQKQAG is encoded by the coding sequence ATGGCCATCCGCTGCCCGAAATGCGACCAGGAATTGACCGCCGGTCCGGCCCAGCCCTGCCCCCAATGCGGGTATAAGGCATCCCTCCTGCCGGAATGGATCCTTTGGGCGGACATCCTCATCTGCATCCTCGCGGTGGTGGGGTTCTTCGTGACCAGTTCCCCCGTGCCCCTGGGCGCGGCGGTCCTCACGTTCCTCTACATGATCTATGACCTGGGTGCGCGCAACGCGCACCAGATGGCGGTCCGGGCCGCCGAGGCCCGGGCGATGCCCGAGGTCCCGACCGGGGACGAAGGGACGGAGGAAGAAGCCGAAGAGGGGCCCGGATCCCTGGAAGATGACGGGGAGGCGGATGAGGATGAAGAGCTCATCCCCGAGGAAGAGGACGATAGTACCTGCTCCTCCTGCGGGGCGACCCTGGAAGAAGGGGCCAAGTTCTGCGGAAAGTGTGGCCAGAAGCAGGCAGGTTGA
- a CDS encoding DUF1801 domain-containing protein — protein MNKTKTALGKTPSQTIDNRIKELKDWRGKMLGHLRALIRQADPKVVEEWKWNIPVWSHDGILCTGETYKSVVKLTFAKGASLKDPSKLFNSSLEGNTRRAIDFHEGDKVDEKAFKALIKAAALLNQAKA, from the coding sequence ATGAACAAGACCAAGACCGCCCTAGGCAAGACCCCATCCCAGACCATCGATAATCGGATCAAGGAACTCAAGGATTGGCGGGGCAAGATGCTCGGCCATCTCAGAGCCCTGATCCGGCAAGCCGACCCCAAGGTGGTGGAGGAATGGAAGTGGAACATCCCGGTCTGGTCGCACGATGGGATCCTCTGCACCGGCGAGACCTACAAGAGCGTGGTGAAGCTGACCTTCGCCAAGGGGGCCTCGTTGAAGGACCCTTCCAAGCTCTTCAACTCCAGCCTGGAGGGCAACACCCGGCGGGCCATCGATTTCCACGAGGGGGACAAGGTGGATGAGAAGGCCTTCAAGGCGCTCATCAAGGCCGCCGCTCTCCTGAACCAGGCCAAGGCCTAA
- a CDS encoding YciI family protein yields the protein MSKFMFLFRSNPGAYQSTPPEQIQKLPQLWKGWVEKFEKKGHWIQPGNRLDWGGKVIRNPEGIVTDGPYVEVKDFVQGYMFAEAAGLDEAVELSKDCPIFAVGGTVEIRPCFEG from the coding sequence ATGTCCAAATTCATGTTCCTTTTCCGCAGTAATCCGGGGGCCTACCAAAGCACTCCGCCCGAACAGATCCAGAAGCTCCCCCAGCTTTGGAAGGGCTGGGTGGAAAAGTTCGAGAAGAAGGGCCATTGGATCCAGCCCGGCAACCGGCTGGACTGGGGCGGCAAGGTGATCCGGAACCCGGAAGGGATCGTCACCGACGGGCCCTATGTGGAAGTGAAGGATTTCGTCCAGGGCTACATGTTCGCCGAGGCCGCGGGCCTGGACGAAGCGGTGGAGCTGTCCAAGGATTGCCCTATCTTCGCCGTGGGCGGAACGGTCGAAATAAGGCCCTGTTTCGAAGGGTGA
- a CDS encoding YciI family protein — protein sequence MADFMYLFWNKGGKMRLDSASPEEVQRMMQKWMGWVDQLKKSGNLKETGMPLEMTGKTVRGSGKAVVDGPYPETKDAVGGFMVVTAKDLDEAAELAKGCPILDMGDNSVEVRPVRKM from the coding sequence ATGGCCGATTTCATGTATTTGTTCTGGAACAAGGGCGGGAAGATGCGGCTCGATAGCGCTTCCCCCGAGGAAGTGCAGAGGATGATGCAGAAATGGATGGGTTGGGTCGATCAGCTCAAGAAGAGCGGGAACCTCAAGGAGACCGGGATGCCCTTGGAAATGACGGGCAAGACGGTGCGGGGGAGCGGCAAAGCGGTCGTGGACGGCCCCTATCCCGAGACCAAGGATGCCGTCGGCGGCTTCATGGTGGTCACGGCCAAGGACCTGGACGAGGCGGCCGAGCTAGCGAAAGGTTGCCCGATACTGGACATGGGCGACAACTCGGTCGAGGTGCGGCCTGTGAGGAAGATGTAG
- a CDS encoding sigma-70 family RNA polymerase sigma factor has translation MTPQEIPQLVDHLFRRESGKMVAYLTRIFGVGRVNLAEDVVQDTLIKALETWPYYGLPDNPSAWLMRVARNRAFDIVRRDTHYRHIAPELTYLLKLQGENGREETVPDQEIQDDLLRMMFSCCHPDLTLDSQVTLILKTLCGFSVSEIAHALLAQEDSVEKRLGRARKTLRESGELVALTAGDIPQRLDAVHQALYLLFNEGYHGSRDREEPEELCYEAMRLCLLLSEHPQGRGPKTYALLSLMCLHAGRIKGRVGDDGSLIQLEFQDRSKWDQALIAKGLEYVEKAWEGNLVSEYLVEASIAALHSGARTYEETEWGRILELYNLLYHLKPTPVVALNRAIAVGKAKGPEEGLTALDRIEGAEKLKDYPFYPAAFGEFHLLAGRPKEAAGHFEKAAQRSRNPGEKNFFERKLKTLL, from the coding sequence ATGACCCCCCAAGAAATTCCCCAATTGGTCGACCATCTTTTCCGGCGGGAGTCGGGGAAGATGGTCGCCTATTTGACCCGCATCTTCGGGGTCGGCCGGGTCAACCTGGCCGAGGACGTGGTGCAGGACACCCTCATCAAGGCCCTGGAGACCTGGCCCTACTATGGTCTGCCCGACAACCCCTCCGCCTGGCTCATGCGGGTGGCCCGCAACCGGGCCTTCGACATCGTGCGGCGGGACACCCATTACCGCCACATCGCCCCCGAACTGACCTACCTCCTGAAGCTTCAGGGGGAGAACGGGCGGGAAGAGACGGTCCCCGACCAGGAGATCCAGGACGACCTGTTGCGCATGATGTTCTCCTGCTGTCATCCCGACCTGACGCTCGATTCGCAGGTGACCCTCATCCTCAAGACCCTTTGCGGGTTCAGCGTGTCCGAGATCGCCCATGCTCTTTTGGCCCAGGAGGATTCGGTCGAGAAACGCCTGGGACGGGCCCGAAAGACCCTGCGGGAATCCGGGGAATTGGTCGCTTTGACCGCCGGGGATATCCCCCAACGCCTGGACGCCGTTCACCAGGCCCTTTACCTGCTGTTCAATGAGGGTTACCACGGAAGCCGGGACCGCGAGGAACCGGAAGAGCTTTGCTATGAGGCCATGCGGCTTTGCTTGCTCTTGAGCGAGCATCCCCAGGGGCGTGGTCCCAAAACCTACGCTCTTCTCAGCCTCATGTGCCTGCATGCCGGGCGCATCAAAGGGCGGGTGGGCGATGACGGGAGCCTGATCCAACTGGAGTTCCAGGACCGCTCCAAATGGGACCAGGCCCTCATTGCCAAGGGGTTGGAATACGTGGAAAAGGCCTGGGAAGGGAACCTGGTCAGCGAATACCTGGTGGAAGCCAGCATCGCGGCCCTTCATAGCGGGGCCAGGACCTATGAGGAGACCGAGTGGGGAAGGATCCTGGAGCTTTACAACCTGCTTTATCACCTGAAACCGACCCCGGTCGTGGCCCTGAACCGGGCCATCGCGGTGGGAAAGGCCAAGGGGCCCGAGGAAGGATTGACGGCATTGGACCGCATCGAGGGTGCCGAGAAGCTCAAGGACTACCCCTTCTACCCGGCGGCTTTCGGCGAGTTCCATCTTTTGGCGGGTCGTCCGAAAGAAGCGGCGGGGCATTTCGAGAAGGCCGCCCAGCGATCCCGCAATCCCGGCGAAAAGAACTTTTTTGAACGGAAGCTGAAGACCCTCCTCTAA
- a CDS encoding pirin family protein: protein MSDKTSEKAGAVKKVTPLVGLHWKTADPFLFIAHHDDAYPKGNEKMGPQASLEGRNIGEDFEGIDGWRMYHGETVPGFPQHPHRGFETVTIARQGYIDHSDSLGATARFGQGDVQWLTAGKGINHSEMFPLVHSDKPNPAELFQIWVNLPKAGKMVAPYFSMQWADQIPKVTATDKAGRKTEVMLVAGELNGVKALPPPPDSWASKPESDLAIWTLKMAPKAQWTLPKAKKGTHRTLYFFNGKSMEIGGVKVTAKASVELEPEVEVLLENGDQEGELLLLQGRPIGEPVAQYGPFVMNTMAEIQQTFEDYRRTQFGGWHWETPDPVHPRTETRFAKHADGRIERP from the coding sequence ATGAGCGACAAAACGTCCGAAAAAGCCGGTGCCGTGAAGAAGGTCACTCCCTTAGTGGGTCTCCATTGGAAGACCGCCGATCCCTTCCTCTTCATCGCCCACCACGACGACGCCTACCCAAAAGGGAACGAAAAGATGGGGCCCCAGGCTTCCCTGGAAGGCCGCAATATCGGCGAGGATTTCGAAGGTATCGACGGTTGGCGCATGTACCACGGGGAGACCGTGCCTGGCTTTCCCCAGCACCCGCACCGGGGTTTTGAGACCGTGACCATCGCCCGCCAAGGCTATATCGACCATTCGGACTCCTTGGGCGCCACCGCCCGTTTCGGCCAAGGGGACGTGCAATGGCTGACCGCCGGCAAGGGCATCAATCATTCCGAGATGTTCCCATTGGTCCACTCCGACAAGCCCAACCCGGCCGAGCTCTTTCAGATCTGGGTCAACTTGCCCAAAGCGGGCAAGATGGTCGCGCCGTATTTTTCCATGCAATGGGCCGATCAGATCCCCAAGGTCACGGCTACCGACAAAGCGGGTCGGAAGACCGAGGTCATGCTGGTGGCCGGGGAATTGAATGGGGTGAAAGCCCTGCCTCCACCACCTGATTCCTGGGCTTCCAAGCCGGAAAGCGACCTGGCGATCTGGACCCTCAAGATGGCTCCGAAGGCCCAATGGACCTTGCCGAAGGCCAAAAAAGGCACCCATCGGACCCTTTATTTCTTCAATGGAAAGTCCATGGAGATCGGGGGTGTGAAGGTGACCGCCAAAGCGTCCGTGGAGTTGGAGCCGGAGGTCGAGGTGTTGTTGGAGAATGGCGACCAAGAAGGGGAATTGCTGCTACTTCAGGGCCGCCCCATCGGGGAGCCTGTGGCCCAATATGGACCTTTCGTCATGAACACCATGGCGGAGATCCAGCAGACCTTCGAGGACTACCGCCGCACCCAATTTGGCGGGTGGCATTGGGAGACGCCTGACCCGGTCCATCCCCGCACCGAAACCCGCTTTGCCAAGCACGCGGATGGTCGTATCGAGCGGCCTTAA
- a CDS encoding metallophosphoesterase — protein sequence MIKAFVIADIHSPDEFSMPEIKPEQFDLVLTLGDISVNTIDYILLMSKQVKVLGVLGNHDPKEIPGLDDHHGKIVEFKGIRFGFLKGAPKYKDEPNHLTEKEMLKAVNKMGPVDVMVSHAPPPCAAPNEDRVHKGFEAFDLYIQRHKPKYWLHGHLEKFYTKDINGTKIIGVDRKRPLPLDFS from the coding sequence TTCCATGCCGGAGATCAAACCAGAACAATTCGACCTTGTCCTGACCCTGGGGGATATATCGGTCAATACCATCGATTACATCCTGCTGATGTCCAAACAAGTGAAGGTTTTAGGAGTACTAGGTAACCACGACCCAAAGGAAATACCCGGTCTGGATGACCATCACGGGAAAATCGTGGAATTCAAGGGAATAAGGTTCGGCTTTTTAAAAGGCGCGCCGAAGTATAAGGACGAACCGAATCATTTGACTGAAAAGGAAATGCTGAAAGCGGTCAATAAGATGGGGCCGGTGGACGTCATGGTTTCCCACGCCCCGCCCCCTTGCGCCGCCCCCAATGAAGACAGGGTCCATAAAGGCTTCGAGGCTTTTGACCTTTATATCCAAAGACACAAGCCCAAATATTGGCTTCATGGGCACTTGGAAAAGTTCTATACCAAGGATATAAATGGAACAAAGATTATCGGCGTCGATCGGAAAAGACCATTGCCATTAGATTTCAGCTAA